The following coding sequences are from one Dermacentor silvarum isolate Dsil-2018 chromosome 4, BIME_Dsil_1.4, whole genome shotgun sequence window:
- the LOC119450483 gene encoding glycogen [starch] synthase encodes MASRISRRFYRLEGTEDIALDRGASAEAENRWVFEIAWEVVNKVGGIYTVIRSKAEVSVEELGDQFCLLGPLNENLVRTEVEVLEPPYSVFWNSIKAMREQGIKVVYGRWLIDGYPQVLLFDIGSAAWKLDEWKRDLWNTCSIGVPWHDRESNDAIIFGYLVAWFLQDFLKAVTAEKGPPLVTAQFHEWLAGIGLILCRTRHLDVSTIFITHATLLGRYLCAGNVDFYNNLDKFVLDKEAGDRGIYHRYCMERAACHSAHVFATVSDVTGMEAEHLLKRKPDAITPNGLNVKKFSALHEFQNMHAIAKEKIHDFVRGHFYGHYDFDLDKTLYCFTAGRYEFSNKGADMFIESLARLNHYLKTSGSEVTVVAFLIFPAKTNNFNVESLRGQAISKQLRDTVQQIQSTIGKRMFEICLSGKIPKGEELIYPEDLVRLKRCIYATQRTTLPPICTHNMVDDSSDPVLCHIRRCQLFNRREDRVKVIFHPEFLSSTNPLFSMDYEEFVRGCHLGVFPSYYEPWGYTPAECTVMGIPSVTTNLSGFGCFIAEHVADPMSYGIYIVDRRFKNAEESVQQLAQYLFDFSCLSRRQRIIQRNRTERLSDLLDWKNLGVYYRKARQMALHRTHPELLEGDVGTRSPVLSVSAGSLLK; translated from the exons TTGGAGGCATTTACACGGTGATCCGTTCCAAGGCCGAGGTGAGCGTGGAAGAACTGGGAGACCAGTTCTGTCTCTTGGGCCCCTTGAATGAGAACCTGGTTCGCACCGAGGTTGAGGTCCTGGAACCACCTTACAGCGTCTTTTGGAACAGCATCAAAGCCATGAGAGAACAAGGCATCAAG GTTGTCTATGGAAGGTGGCTCATTGACGGCTACCCTCAAGTCCTTCTTTTCGACATTGGTTCGGCCGCCTGGAAACTCGACGAGTGGAAGCGTGACCTGTGGAATACATGCAGCATCGGTGTCCCATGGCATGACCGGGAGTCCAATGATGCGATCATCTTTGGCTACCTTGTCGCTTGGTTTTTACAAGAT TTCCTGAAGGCAGTGACTGCCGAGAAGGGCCCCCCACTGGTCACGGCTCAGTTCCACGAGTGGCTCGCTGGCATCGGACTGATTCTGTGTCGCACCAGGCACCTTGATGTGTCCACCATATTCATCACACACGCAACACTGCTGGGCCGGTACTTGTGTGCAGGAAATGTTGACTTCTACAACAACCTTGACAAG TTCGTTTTAGATAAAGAGGCTGGAGACAGAGGGATCTACCACCGCTACTGCATGGAACGGGCTGCCTGCCACAGCGCTCATGTGTTTGCTACAGTCTCAGACGTGACAGGCATGGAGGCGGAGCACTTGCTCAAGAGAAAGCCAG ACGCCATCACGCCAAACGGACTCAACGTCAAGAAGTTCAGCGCACTTCATGAGTTTCAAAACATGCACGCCATAGCCAAGGAGAAGATCCACGACTTTGTCAGAGGCCACTTTTATGG GCACTACGACTTCGACCTCGACAAAACTCTGTACTGCTTCACTGCGGGAAGGTACGAATTCTCCAACAAGGGTGCAGACATGTTCATAGAGTCCTTGGCACGTCTCAATCATTACTTAAAG ACTTCAGGAAGCGAGGTTACCGTGGTTGCTTTTCTAATCTTCCCTGCCAAAACAAACAACTTTAACGTCGAGTCATTACGAGGCCAAGCAATCTCCAAGCAACTACGTGACACAGTGCAGCAAATACAGTCTACAATCGGGAAGCGCATGTTCGAGATCTGCCTTTC gggcaagatTCCCAAAGGTGAAGAACTGATCTACCCAGAAGATTTGGTGCGGTTGAAACGCTGCATCTATGCAACCCAGCGCACAACACTACCTCCGATCTGCACTCACAACATGGTGGATGATTCCTCTGACCCTGTTCTGTGCCACATTCGACGATGTCAGCTTTTCAATCGTAGGGAGGATCGTGTTAAG GTCATTTTTCATCCAGAATTCTTGTCATCTACAAACCCATTGTTCAGCATGGATTATGAAGAGTTTGTTAGGGGTTGCCACTTGGGTGTCTTTCCTTCATACTATGAACCTTGGGGCTACACGCCTG CGGAGTGCACAGTCATGGGCATTCCCAGCGTCACCACCAACCTGTCTGGCTTTGGGTGCTTCATAGCCGAGCATGTTGCTGACCCCATGTCCTATGGCATCTACATTGTCGACAGGAGATTCAAAAATGCCGAGGAGTCAGTCCAGCAGCTCGCTCAG TACTTGTTTGATTTCTCCTGCCTGTCACGGCGGCAACGAATAATCCAGCGAAACCGCACGGAACGCCTGAGCGACCTGTTAGACTGGAAAAACCTAGGAGTG TACTACAGGAAGGCACGCCAAATGGCCCTGCACAGGACACACCCCGAGCTCTTGGAAGGCGACGTTGGG ACCAGGTCACCGGTATTGTCAGTCAGTGCAGGTTCTCTTCTCAAGTGA